Within Oceanicoccus sp. KOV_DT_Chl, the genomic segment TGGTGGTCTGAGTCGCGGGTTAATCTTCCATCTAGGAAAGAAAGATCTTCAGGTCAATATTTATTTTCCTATCAATATAAGCTTCATGATATAACAACCAGCCCCTTGTAAAGCAGTAACAAGTTTACAGTCATGCAAGCGACCAATGAAAGATACTAATCAGGTAGTTTTTTCTTCAATAATATCAGTGCGGTTCAATTAGCGGCAATTTCCAGTTTATTTGCCAGAGGGTTTTATGGATAAATTTGATCGAATTCAACAATTACACAGAATATTTAAATGTAATAGAAGACCAGTTCCTTTAACTGATCTATCAAAAGAACTTGAATGCTCTGCCCAAACAGTAAAACGCTCTATTGAGTCGATGAGAGACCATCTGAATGCACCAATTGAATTCAGTAGAGCTGACCATGGCTATCGGTATTTTCCATCAGATCAAGATTACGAACTACCAGGTTTATGGATGACCGGCCAAGAATTACAAAGCCTTGTGGTCATTGCACAGGCTATACACTCTATAGATGAAGGGCTACTGACCAAAGAGTTTGATATTTTTGAAAAGCAAGTTGAGAAACTCATGAGGGCACGAGGAATAGAATTGACCTCCGTCTCATCAAAAATAAAATGGCTTCCATTAGAAAAACATTTTACAAAGGCAGAGGTATTCACAAAAGCCAGTGAGGCATTGCTTTCTGGAGTACGTATGAATTTAAGTTATACCGACTACAGTCAAAATAAGACTAACCGAGAAATAAGCCCGCAGCAGCTAATATATTATCGTGAAAACTGGTATCTCGATGCATGGTGTCACCTTAGGAAAGAGCTGAGATCATTTATGTTAGCCCGCATGAGCAAGGTTGAATTGAATAAAAAAAAATCAAAGGAAGTATTGCATGCTAATCTGATTAATCATTATGCTCAATCTTACGGTATTTTTTCAGGTGAAGCTAAACATGAGGCCAAACTTATTTTTTCTCCCCCAGTGTCTTATGAAGTAGCTAACCAACAGTGGCACCCAGATCAAAAAAGCTGGTGGGAAGGTGACAAGTATCTATTATCATTCCCTTTTAATAAAGATAACGAGTTAGTCAGAGACATCCTCAAGTTCGGCGGATTAGTTGAGGTTCAAGCTCCGCCGGTGTTAAGGGATAAAATCAAAGAGCTCGCGGGCTCTGTCCTTGCGCTCTACAAATAACTGTATATACATACAGATCATATTTTGATAATCTCTTCAAGTATATTTTGCTCACTGCTAACCAATCGGTTGGCACCTATGAGGAGGGATTTATTATGACGGTAAAACACACACCAACTGAAGAGGTACACCAAGGGTCTAAAGGAGGCCAAACAGGATGTGGATTTGATACAACTGAAAATCCTAGCCACTGGGTGGCTAGTTCAGAAAAAATCACATGTGACAAGAATGGATGTAAAAACTGAACTTTTTAACTCTACTCTTTCTCTCATGTACTTGGACCAGACGCTCTTTAAATCATATGTGTTATTTTAAGGTTAAAAGATCTGATTGTCCGAAAAAACGCTTTATTTGTGATTCCTAATTTTTATTTAAATAAGATTGAATTTTCAAATAAGCCCCCCAGCTAAATGTGGTAACGCGGACAACGCCTTTTTACTATTATTACAGACCTTACTATAAACCAATCATAACAGAAGGAATTATTGATATGACCATTAAACCCGGCCCAAGCCAATCGCGGACTCAACAGGCAAGAAAGACAAACGTCAACGCGTGACACCTGAAAACAAACCTAAACATCAAAGCTTAAAAACTCACAAACATAAATAATTTTGACAAGGGAAAAAGCTCTATAATTAGAGCTTTTTCTATATGTTCACATCTCTACATCCTAGCCTCTTAGATCTATTTCAAACATATAGACAGCGTGCTACAAACAGACCTGATCGCTTGGCAAACACAACCTTCGCCGGTAGCTGGGTGAATGCCCCATGGTCAGGCTATTTCTTTTTATTATTCATTCAAGAACTACTCGCCACCAGTGGCTGCGCTCCACCTTAAGTTAACCTGAATCACTCAATGAACCATCTGAACTTGCAGTTCTTTTTTAGGCTAGCAAGGCTACGCTGCCTAGAACCATTCGGACCAACTCTACTTGGCGCCCTACCCCAAGTTTCGCAAAAATACGTTTTGAATACACACGCGCCGTATTTTCAGCAACGTCTAGCTTGAGAGCGACTTCACTCAACGTAAAACCATTGCAAAGTAACATCACCACATGGGCCTCTGTATCAGTAAGCCCAAACAGACATCGGATAAGCTGTGTGGATAAAACGTTATCACGCATTGGGTTACTGAGGTACACGATAACTTTTGGGCTTTTATCACTTTGATACAGTGCCGTATCAATTGACCGTATTAATAAACCAAGCTCCTCAAATCCCGCTGATAACCTGACAGGTTGAATATAGGGAATCGCTGGATGGCTATCACTCGCTGCTATCGCTTCCTGAATTGATTTATCCAAGGCCTCTTTGTCACGCTGAGAAAATAATCGGTTATTGAGTATGGTCAGGCTCTCATGCTTTCTCAGCATATTCTTGGCAACCTCATTACAATCTACTACTTCAGCATGACGATCAAGTAGAATCACTCCCAGTCCCAGTTTATCCAACGCTTGCTCAAACACCGAGCATTCCACTTCGCTGTGTTTGAGTCGAGCCAATACCGCTAGCGATTTTTCGAGGTGCGGCAAGAGCTCTAATAAAATTTCTTTGTCCGTTGAATTAAATGCAGATCGCTCTCCGCCACGCATCAATCCAATGGTACAAACCCAACCACTCGGTTCGGCAAAACACATACCTATTTGATGCTCAATGCCGTAGGGCTTCATTAAGCATTGATAGAAATCGCTTGCCTCCAATGCATCACGCTCAATAACCTCTTCAAGAATAAAGATATCACCAGACTGGCGAAGCAATTGATTGAGTGGGTCATCACCCAATAATCGAGCGTGATCAGCTTGAGCTTGACTGATTTGATTTTGAGTCAGAGGCTGCTCTCGATCCCAAATTATCATTGGTGACAAGTGCTGACTTCCAGTACGGAGCGTGATTGCCGCCACGTCAGAAGCCATAACTTCGCGCAAAGTCACTAATAGCTGCTGCCAAGGACTCTGTTCAAGTAAGCCGCTATAAATTAGAGGTATCAGCGATGACGAGGTATAGAGACCGTCTTCTTCCCGCAGATAATATGAGTTACATCGTTGTGTCAGCATAGGCACATCCTTGAATCTATAAAATGATACTTATAAGTATCATAATAACAAAATCACCTCAATATGCTACTTATAGTCGGTGTACCCATAGTCATCACCACAAGATCATGTAGATCACTTGTGGGAGGCGCAATGACAGATGAGGTTTTAGTAAAATTTGGAGAGTCCGTGAGAGCGCAAAGAAAACTCTGCGACCTAAATCAGGAACAGCTTGCCCATTTAGCGGAGTTGGATCGCACCTATATTGGCGGAGTTGAACGGGGTGAAAGAAATATTAGTTTGAGGAATATTGCTAGAGTCGCAAAAGCCCTTGGCGTACACCCTCGTGAACTATTCAATTTTGATATTTAACACCAAATAAGCTGTAAAATAAGCTGTATTGGTGTCATTACCAAGGGATACTGTCGGTCTAATTACCGAGCGACTTTGTCGTAATGAGCATATCAGCCAGTTGCTAAACTGGCTATGATTCATACACTTTTCTGCCGAGCTTGCGCTTTCTCTACTCGTAACGCAGTGGTGTTCATATTTTGCCTTAGCCATATACCTCTAACGCCATTGGGGCTGATATCAACACCCAGAGCAATTGTGAGCTTAAGTGCCACTTTCTGTTGACCAAGGTGTGGATGCTCAACTGAGAATTGCACAACGGCATCCTCGATTACCTTATCCACACAGTTTTTATGCCGCAGGTTGGGCGTTTCTTGTCGTTTTAAGGCTTCTGCACCGCCTTGCTTAACGAGTTTTAAATGGCGGTAAATAGTATCCCGCGAGACGCCACTTAAACGAGATGCTTCGGATACGTTACCCAGTTTTTCAACTAAGGCTAATACCTCTAACTTTTTCTGTATGGCTAAGTCTTCGGTAGCTAATTTACTTGGTTCAGTGACTTCTGAGACCTTGAGTTGTCGGCCCGCGAAGTGGGCAGTAAAGCCTTTCTTGCTGGTATTTCTGATTTCAATTTTTTGGTTTGCGATTGAATGTTTGAGCGGTGAATCAATAAGATAAAATTTATTACCATAGCTAAAGGTGTGATCATTGCGTATTTTCCGATGATCTTTGATGACGCAGATATCATCAAGGTTAACGTGAGGTGACAGTGGCGTTAATTCCGACTGTGTATGTTTGGTATTGACTTGGATCTTTAATTGCCAGAACTGCGGAATAAACACGTGTTTTAGGTACGCGTTGGCACTTGCCATGTCCTTGATATTATTGAGCCTCAGTTCAGGCACAAGGCGGTCTTGGAAGGTATCGAAGGCACGTTCAATACGCCCTTTTCCTTGCGGTGAATTAGCGAAGATAATTTCAATACCTAATTC encodes:
- a CDS encoding YafY family protein — translated: MDKFDRIQQLHRIFKCNRRPVPLTDLSKELECSAQTVKRSIESMRDHLNAPIEFSRADHGYRYFPSDQDYELPGLWMTGQELQSLVVIAQAIHSIDEGLLTKEFDIFEKQVEKLMRARGIELTSVSSKIKWLPLEKHFTKAEVFTKASEALLSGVRMNLSYTDYSQNKTNREISPQQLIYYRENWYLDAWCHLRKELRSFMLARMSKVELNKKKSKEVLHANLINHYAQSYGIFSGEAKHEAKLIFSPPVSYEVANQQWHPDQKSWWEGDKYLLSFPFNKDNELVRDILKFGGLVEVQAPPVLRDKIKELAGSVLALYK
- a CDS encoding helix-turn-helix transcriptional regulator; translated protein: MLTQRCNSYYLREEDGLYTSSSLIPLIYSGLLEQSPWQQLLVTLREVMASDVAAITLRTGSQHLSPMIIWDREQPLTQNQISQAQADHARLLGDDPLNQLLRQSGDIFILEEVIERDALEASDFYQCLMKPYGIEHQIGMCFAEPSGWVCTIGLMRGGERSAFNSTDKEILLELLPHLEKSLAVLARLKHSEVECSVFEQALDKLGLGVILLDRHAEVVDCNEVAKNMLRKHESLTILNNRLFSQRDKEALDKSIQEAIAASDSHPAIPYIQPVRLSAGFEELGLLIRSIDTALYQSDKSPKVIVYLSNPMRDNVLSTQLIRCLFGLTDTEAHVVMLLCNGFTLSEVALKLDVAENTARVYSKRIFAKLGVGRQVELVRMVLGSVALLA
- a CDS encoding ISNCY family transposase, translating into MIVMDSKAQLTVDIIAKVVEGRITIANAAKLLSKSRRTIERYVKRYQQVGIQFAVHGNSGKSPPNKTPASIKKTVLALIKGKYFDLNLLHLAEQLEVNEHIVVKRETLRGWAHSIHHVKRAKRRRGKARKRRERMEAPGLMMQMDGSPHRWFGDKKHCLIAMIDDATSEVHAEFFPSETTVGCLKVMRDCIETKGLFKTLYVDRADIFGGPKRCNFSQMQRACEELGIEIIFANSPQGKGRIERAFDTFQDRLVPELRLNNIKDMASANAYLKHVFIPQFWQLKIQVNTKHTQSELTPLSPHVNLDDICVIKDHRKIRNDHTFSYGNKFYLIDSPLKHSIANQKIEIRNTSKKGFTAHFAGRQLKVSEVTEPSKLATEDLAIQKKLEVLALVEKLGNVSEASRLSGVSRDTIYRHLKLVKQGGAEALKRQETPNLRHKNCVDKVIEDAVVQFSVEHPHLGQQKVALKLTIALGVDISPNGVRGIWLRQNMNTTALRVEKAQARQKSV
- a CDS encoding helix-turn-helix domain-containing protein: MTDEVLVKFGESVRAQRKLCDLNQEQLAHLAELDRTYIGGVERGERNISLRNIARVAKALGVHPRELFNFDI